One part of the Lachnospiraceae bacterium JLR.KK002 genome encodes these proteins:
- a CDS encoding putative ABC exporter domain-containing protein: protein MNGLIYLYKRTIINRIKKALKRPVTYFVTVFILLYVVMIYNSFNMMIQEGNFNSAGNLVTILSMIIFFLIPGNLISYAKRKGLLFRPSEVHFVFSSPVSPKMVLMFAGVKSFSVNILVGLAIAVAGALWFEASPLQALLYFLFFVVFESILEASCIIFCYGNEKLPEKFFSVLVIAMYTFMGFVVGMASYLLITREPSFGLLQNFFSMPMIQMIPVVGWNVAVTRLIFLGPDAVNITGTVLFLVSTVLMFAAAWRMQCTGDYYEDAMKFADEYQERRAKQKKGIASVPWLEKHRKFRQASVEYKGTCAKAIYFRQMLEYKKNPTFIFGWNTLLCLGLGVLIGAVGYFNDAVSQFGPAKIFIIPGVASYVVFIFSGYATKWSRELENPYTYLIPDTPLKKVWYATKIEHIRAVVDGVLITLPGAVVFGIGPVLTVLTILLYVCLQANRLYYGMLADALIGNILGNTGRTLVKILFQGIAIGIGIVAAIVAGLLISVEAGFLVMIVVMGLLTFAGAAASSVSFTKMEVLE from the coding sequence ATGAATGGTCTGATTTATCTTTATAAAAGAACCATTATCAATCGAATCAAGAAGGCGCTGAAACGGCCGGTTACTTATTTTGTGACGGTATTTATCCTGCTTTACGTGGTTATGATTTACAACAGCTTTAACATGATGATACAGGAAGGAAACTTTAATTCTGCCGGGAATCTGGTGACGATTCTGTCCATGATTATTTTCTTTCTGATTCCGGGAAATCTGATCAGTTATGCAAAACGGAAGGGGCTGCTGTTTCGCCCCAGCGAGGTGCATTTTGTATTTTCTTCTCCGGTCAGTCCCAAAATGGTGCTGATGTTTGCAGGAGTAAAATCCTTTTCCGTAAATATTCTCGTGGGTCTGGCCATTGCGGTGGCAGGCGCACTGTGGTTTGAGGCCAGCCCGCTGCAGGCACTGTTATATTTTCTGTTTTTTGTGGTATTTGAAAGTATTCTGGAAGCCTCCTGTATTATTTTCTGTTACGGAAATGAAAAACTGCCGGAGAAATTTTTTTCGGTGCTTGTGATAGCCATGTATACCTTTATGGGATTTGTGGTGGGCATGGCGTCTTACCTGCTGATTACCAGAGAACCTTCCTTTGGATTGCTGCAGAACTTTTTTTCCATGCCCATGATTCAGATGATTCCGGTGGTGGGGTGGAATGTTGCGGTGACCAGACTGATTTTTCTGGGGCCGGATGCGGTAAATATAACCGGAACGGTACTGTTTCTGGTGTCTACCGTGCTGATGTTTGCCGCTGCCTGGCGGATGCAGTGCACGGGTGATTATTACGAGGACGCCATGAAATTTGCAGACGAGTATCAGGAGCGGCGTGCGAAGCAGAAGAAGGGCATTGCCTCCGTTCCCTGGCTGGAAAAGCACCGGAAGTTCCGGCAGGCTTCCGTGGAATACAAAGGCACCTGCGCCAAAGCCATTTATTTTCGGCAGATGCTGGAGTATAAGAAAAATCCCACCTTTATTTTCGGATGGAATACGTTGCTGTGTCTGGGTCTTGGAGTCCTGATTGGGGCGGTAGGATACTTTAATGATGCAGTAAGCCAGTTTGGGCCTGCCAAAATCTTTATTATCCCAGGAGTGGCCAGTTATGTCGTATTTATTTTCAGCGGATACGCCACCAAATGGTCCAGGGAACTGGAGAATCCCTATACTTATCTGATTCCGGATACCCCTCTGAAAAAGGTGTGGTACGCCACAAAGATTGAGCATATCCGGGCTGTCGTGGACGGTGTACTGATTACCCTGCCGGGAGCGGTTGTGTTCGGAATCGGCCCGGTACTGACTGTGCTTACCATACTTCTCTATGTCTGCCTGCAGGCCAACCGGCTCTATTACGGAATGCTGGCGGACGCCCTGATTGGTAATATTCTGGGCAATACGGGACGTACTCTGGTTAAGATTCTGTTCCAGGGAATCGCCATTGGGATTGGAATTGTGGCGGCCATTGTGGCCGGGCTTCTGATTTCAGTGGAAGCAGGATTTCTGGTGATGATTGTGGTGATGGGCCTTCTGACTTTTGCAGGAGCAGCCGCGTCCTCGGTTTCCTTTACAAAAATGGAAGTGCTGGAATAA
- a CDS encoding iron-sulfur cluster assembly scaffold protein yields MIYTKEVENMCPVAKGAKHEPAPIPEEGKWVHSKKIEDISGFTHGIGWCAPQQGACKLSLNVKNGVIEEALVETIGCSGMTHSAAMAAEILQGKTILEALNTDLVCDAINTAMRELFLQIVYGRTQSAFSDDGLAVGAGLEDLGKGLRSQVGTMYATKEKGVRYLEMAEGYVTGIALDADNEVIGYQFVSLGKMTDFIKKGDDPNTAWEKAKGQYGRVADAAKIIDPRAE; encoded by the coding sequence ATGATTTACACGAAGGAAGTTGAAAACATGTGTCCGGTAGCCAAGGGCGCAAAACATGAACCAGCTCCAATTCCGGAAGAAGGAAAATGGGTGCATTCCAAGAAAATTGAGGATATTTCCGGTTTTACACACGGAATCGGCTGGTGTGCTCCCCAGCAGGGTGCATGTAAGCTCTCACTGAATGTAAAAAATGGCGTGATTGAGGAAGCTCTGGTAGAGACCATCGGATGTTCCGGCATGACCCACTCCGCAGCTATGGCAGCAGAGATTTTACAGGGCAAGACCATTCTGGAAGCATTGAATACAGACCTTGTATGCGATGCAATTAACACAGCCATGAGAGAGCTGTTTTTACAGATTGTATACGGACGTACCCAGAGTGCATTTTCTGACGACGGGCTGGCAGTAGGCGCTGGTCTGGAAGATTTGGGAAAAGGACTTCGTTCCCAGGTTGGTACCATGTATGCAACAAAAGAAAAAGGTGTTCGTTATCTTGAAATGGCAGAAGGTTATGTAACCGGTATTGCTCTGGATGCTGACAATGAAGTAATCGGATATCAGTTTGTAAGCCTTGGTAAAATGACCGACTTTATCAAAAAAGGTGATGATCCTAATACCGCATGGGAGAAAGCAAAAGGCCAGTATGGCCGTGTGGCAGATGCAGCTAAGATTATCGACCCGCGGGCAGAATAG
- a CDS encoding GGGtGRT protein: protein MALFESYERRIDQINSVLNNYGISSVEEAEKITKDAGLDVYEQVKKIQPICFENACWAYTVGAAIAIKKGAKRAADAAAAIGEGLQAFCIPGSVADHRKVGLGHGNLGKMLLEEETECFCFLAGHESFAAAEGAIGIAEKANKVRQKPLRVILNGLGKDAAQIISRINGFTFVETKYDYKEAKLNVVYEKPYSDGLRATVKCYGADDVQEGVAIMHHENVGVSITGNSTNPTRFQHPVAGTYKKECNEQGKKYFSVASGGGTGRTLHPDNMAAGPASYGMTDTMGRMHSDAQFAGSSSVPAHVEMMGLIGMGNNPMVGATVAVAVSIEEAAKAGKF from the coding sequence ATGGCTTTATTTGAATCATATGAAAGAAGAATTGACCAGATTAATTCTGTGTTAAATAATTATGGAATCAGCTCCGTGGAAGAAGCTGAGAAAATTACAAAAGATGCTGGGCTTGACGTTTACGAGCAGGTAAAGAAGATTCAGCCCATCTGTTTTGAAAACGCATGTTGGGCATATACCGTAGGAGCGGCAATTGCAATCAAAAAAGGTGCAAAAAGAGCGGCAGATGCAGCAGCAGCAATCGGAGAAGGCCTTCAGGCATTCTGTATTCCCGGTTCTGTTGCAGACCACAGAAAAGTAGGTCTTGGCCATGGAAACCTTGGCAAAATGTTGCTGGAAGAAGAAACAGAGTGTTTCTGTTTCCTGGCTGGCCATGAGTCCTTTGCGGCAGCAGAAGGTGCGATTGGTATCGCTGAGAAAGCCAACAAGGTTCGCCAGAAACCTCTGCGCGTTATCTTAAATGGTCTTGGAAAAGACGCAGCGCAGATTATTTCCCGTATCAACGGATTTACTTTTGTAGAGACAAAATACGACTACAAAGAAGCAAAATTGAACGTTGTATATGAAAAACCGTATTCCGACGGTCTCCGTGCAACTGTAAAATGCTACGGTGCGGATGATGTGCAGGAAGGCGTTGCAATTATGCACCATGAAAATGTGGGCGTTTCCATTACCGGTAACTCCACCAATCCCACACGTTTCCAGCATCCGGTAGCAGGTACATATAAGAAAGAATGCAATGAACAGGGTAAGAAATACTTCTCTGTTGCATCCGGCGGCGGTACCGGACGTACCCTTCATCCGGACAACATGGCAGCAGGACCGGCTTCCTACGGTATGACAGACACCATGGGACGTATGCACTCTGACGCACAGTTCGCAGGTTCTTCTTCCGTACCGGCTCACGTTGAGATGATGGGCTTAATCGGAATGGGCAATAACCCGATGGTAGGAGCTACCGTTGCAGTTGCAGTTTCCATTGAGGAAGCGGCTAAGGCTGGGAAGTTCTAA
- the tnpB gene encoding IS66 family insertion sequence element accessory protein TnpB (TnpB, as the term is used for proteins encoded by IS66 family insertion elements, is considered an accessory protein, since TnpC, encoded by a neighboring gene, is a DDE family transposase.), translated as MLGDISGLEKIYIVCGYTDMRKSIDGLCTIIEDQLKMDPASSALFLFCGRRRDRIKALFHEPDGFVLIYKRLSVPGGYQWPRKQSEVRNLSWREFDWLMSGIDIDQPKALKTE; from the coding sequence ATGTTAGGCGATATCTCCGGGCTTGAGAAGATTTACATTGTCTGCGGCTATACGGACATGCGCAAATCGATTGATGGTCTCTGCACTATTATTGAAGACCAGCTGAAGATGGATCCTGCCTCCAGCGCACTTTTCCTGTTCTGCGGAAGGAGGCGGGACAGGATTAAAGCCTTATTCCATGAACCGGATGGCTTCGTCCTCATTTATAAAAGGCTGTCTGTTCCAGGAGGTTATCAATGGCCCAGGAAACAGTCGGAAGTCCGGAATCTTTCCTGGCGGGAGTTTGACTGGCTGATGTCGGGGATTGATATTGACCAGCCAAAAGCCCTCAAAACAGAGTGA
- a CDS encoding transposase: MSATRKARVPMAEQIRLINECRQSGMTDADWCRENGIAVSTFYNWVSRCRKAASDQIPAPNYGHLENPSPKQDVVPVDIVPQQYTTSQIQQMHLDNSHTIEVTMKDVTVRICNDADPVLLTRTLRLIRETSC; this comes from the coding sequence ATGTCAGCTACTCGCAAAGCCCGTGTTCCGATGGCGGAACAGATCCGGCTTATTAATGAATGCCGCCAAAGCGGCATGACAGATGCTGACTGGTGCCGTGAAAACGGCATTGCAGTAAGCACCTTTTATAACTGGGTAAGCCGTTGTCGAAAAGCGGCTTCGGATCAGATTCCAGCACCAAACTATGGTCATCTTGAGAACCCATCTCCAAAACAGGATGTGGTTCCTGTTGACATTGTTCCGCAGCAGTATACCACATCACAGATACAGCAAATGCACCTTGATAATTCACATACGATTGAAGTGACCATGAAAGATGTTACTGTCCGCATCTGTAATGATGCCGATCCTGTTCTGCTCACCAGGACACTTCGTCTCATCCGGGAGACTTCATGTTAG
- a CDS encoding toxin-antitoxin system HicB family antitoxin, producing MEIKDYMKLPYTRLVQEMNDESGHYFYGRILELDGCQSTSDTLEELYESLNEAMEGYIETKIENNLSIPIPEAPNNYSGKFVVRLPKSLHQRLAIEAEKEGVSLNQLALYKLAL from the coding sequence ATGGAAATTAAAGATTATATGAAATTGCCTTATACAAGATTAGTACAGGAAATGAACGATGAAAGTGGACATTATTTTTATGGCAGAATTTTGGAACTTGACGGATGCCAAAGTACCAGTGATACGCTTGAAGAATTATATGAAAGCCTTAATGAAGCAATGGAAGGATATATTGAAACAAAAATAGAAAATAATCTCTCTATACCGATTCCAGAAGCGCCAAACAATTACAGCGGTAAGTTTGTTGTAAGGCTTCCAAAATCTTTGCATCAAAGATTAGCCATTGAAGCAGAAAAAGAGGGGGTAAGCCTTAATCAGTTAGCATTATACAAGTTGGCGCTTTAA
- a CDS encoding type II toxin-antitoxin system HicA family toxin encodes MPNVKKLIEKMKQQPNGMRPEEIDKVLAAYGYLPARQKGSHKHYLNKETGDLITIKQENPLKKAYVVDVLNRIGE; translated from the coding sequence GTGCCAAACGTAAAAAAGCTAATTGAAAAAATGAAGCAACAGCCAAATGGAATGCGACCAGAAGAAATAGACAAAGTTTTAGCAGCATATGGCTATCTTCCGGCAAGGCAAAAAGGAAGTCATAAGCATTATCTGAATAAAGAAACAGGAGATTTGATAACAATAAAACAAGAAAATCCATTAAAAAAAGCTTATGTCGTAGATGTGCTGAATAGGATAGGGGAATAA
- a CDS encoding recombinase family protein encodes MCVYGYCRISTKQQSIDRQIRNIKGSYDKAVIIQEVYTGTKQDRPEWNKLYKKAKAGDTIIFDSVSRMSRNADEGFCLYEELYNKGIELVFLKEPHINTSTYKKALESNISMTGTNVDFILEGVNKYFMSLAKEQIRLAFEQSEKEVQDLHQKTKEGIETARLNGKQIGQKQGAKLTTKKSIEAKKQIQKHSKDFNGALSDADCMKLIGLARNTFYKYKRELKAE; translated from the coding sequence ATGTGTGTGTATGGATATTGCCGGATAAGTACAAAACAGCAGAGTATTGACAGGCAGATTAGAAATATTAAGGGCAGTTATGATAAGGCTGTGATAATACAGGAAGTATATACAGGAACAAAGCAGGACAGACCAGAATGGAATAAGTTGTATAAGAAAGCCAAAGCAGGAGATACTATTATCTTTGATAGTGTATCACGAATGAGCAGGAATGCGGATGAGGGTTTTTGTCTGTATGAGGAATTATATAATAAGGGCATAGAGCTTGTATTTCTGAAAGAGCCGCATATCAACACAAGCACATATAAGAAAGCATTAGAAAGCAATATATCAATGACCGGAACAAATGTTGACTTTATCTTAGAGGGCGTGAATAAGTACTTTATGTCGCTTGCAAAGGAACAGATAAGACTTGCTTTTGAGCAGTCGGAGAAAGAAGTACAGGACTTGCACCAGAAGACAAAAGAGGGTATAGAAACAGCGAGATTAAACGGTAAGCAGATCGGACAGAAGCAGGGAGCAAAGCTGACAACAAAGAAATCTATTGAAGCAAAGAAGCAGATACAGAAACACAGCAAGGATTTTAATGGTGCATTGTCAGATGCGGATTGCATGAAGCTGATAGGGCTTGCAAGAAATACATTCTATAAATATAAAAGAGAATTGAAAGCAGAATAA